Proteins encoded together in one Sinorhizobium sp. B11 window:
- a CDS encoding alpha/beta hydrolase has product MKHKYFSTLAIAFATSVIAFTAQAAEVKNIVIVHGALADGSGWRQATEILEKRGFNVTIVQEPITSLADDVAATNRVLDLQDGPTLLVGHSYGGMVITEAGNSPNVAGLVYVAAFQPDKGESLISLASSKPAGGMNIRETKDGKYLYLDPAAFTNDFAADLPKDEAAFLAKSQVFASKEAFSAKAGDPAWKTKKSWTVVATEDRSINPDLERDMAKRAGSTVTEIKASHAVFASQPEKVADVIAKAAEAASK; this is encoded by the coding sequence ATGAAACACAAGTATTTTTCCACACTCGCCATCGCCTTCGCCACCAGCGTCATCGCTTTCACCGCCCAGGCAGCAGAGGTGAAGAACATCGTCATCGTCCACGGCGCTCTTGCCGATGGTTCCGGCTGGCGCCAGGCGACTGAAATTCTCGAAAAACGCGGCTTCAACGTCACCATCGTCCAGGAGCCAATCACCTCGCTTGCCGATGACGTCGCCGCCACCAACCGGGTGCTGGACCTGCAGGACGGCCCAACCCTGCTCGTCGGCCATAGCTATGGCGGCATGGTCATCACCGAAGCCGGCAACAGCCCCAATGTGGCGGGCCTGGTCTATGTCGCGGCCTTCCAGCCGGACAAGGGGGAAAGCCTCATCAGCCTGGCGAGTTCCAAGCCGGCTGGCGGCATGAATATTCGTGAGACGAAGGACGGAAAATATCTCTACCTAGACCCGGCCGCCTTCACGAACGACTTCGCCGCCGACCTGCCGAAGGACGAGGCGGCATTCCTCGCGAAGTCACAGGTCTTCGCCTCCAAGGAGGCTTTCTCTGCCAAGGCTGGCGATCCTGCCTGGAAGACCAAGAAAAGCTGGACGGTGGTGGCCACCGAAGACCGTTCGATCAATCCCGATCTCGAACGCGACATGGCAAAGCGGGCAGGCAGCACGGTGACGGAGATCAAGGCAAGCCATGCTGTCTTCGCATCTCAGCCGGAAAAGGTTGCCGATGTGATCGCAAAGGCAGCCGAGGCGGCCAGCAAGTAA
- the dhaL gene encoding dihydroxyacetone kinase subunit L, with translation MSANAARRLSRMFHRISVAISAEKDHLSDLDGAIGDADHGITMSLGFQAVNGELAKQDLDKILPSEVFSLAASAFLDAVGASTGPLYATAFRKAAQALKRDETLSIDSQAAIVEAMTSGIRDRGKGQRGDKTMLDAWIPATEAAAAARDRQATVSDMWNDILEAGDAGARSTRSMVATRGRAARLGERSLGHIDPGAASAVVIIRAMKETFTENEPAE, from the coding sequence ATGTCGGCAAACGCGGCCCGCCGCCTCAGCAGGATGTTTCACCGGATATCGGTGGCGATCTCGGCTGAGAAGGATCATCTCTCCGATCTGGATGGCGCGATCGGCGATGCCGACCACGGCATTACCATGTCGCTCGGCTTCCAGGCGGTGAATGGCGAACTGGCAAAGCAAGATCTCGATAAAATATTGCCATCAGAGGTCTTTTCGCTTGCCGCATCCGCCTTTCTCGATGCCGTTGGCGCATCGACCGGCCCGCTCTATGCCACCGCCTTCCGCAAGGCCGCGCAGGCCCTGAAGCGGGACGAGACGCTTTCGATCGACTCTCAGGCCGCAATTGTCGAGGCCATGACATCAGGTATCCGGGATCGCGGCAAGGGCCAGCGCGGCGATAAGACCATGCTGGATGCCTGGATCCCCGCAACCGAAGCGGCAGCTGCCGCCCGCGACCGGCAGGCGACCGTCTCGGACATGTGGAACGACATCCTGGAAGCCGGTGATGCCGGCGCACGCTCGACCCGTTCGATGGTTGCGACCCGCGGGCGGGCGGCCCGCCTCGGCGAACGATCCCTTGGCCACATCGATCCCGGCGCGGCATCGGCCGTCGTCATTATCAGAGCGATGAAGGAGACATTCACTGAGAACGAGCCGGCGGAGTGA
- a CDS encoding cytochrome c biogenesis protein DipZ, whose translation MTLLIIAYLGGALTIFSPCILPILPFVFARAGQPFVRSTLPMLIGMAATFALVATLAAVGGSWAINANEYGRLAALTLLAIFGLSLLSPRIASFITQPVVDFGNRLLNASGKTGAAPTVASALVLGVATGLLWAPCAGPILGLVLTGAALQGANLQTTFLLLAYAAGAATSLAIALSVGGKIFAGMKKSLGVSERIRQGLGAAVLAGVAVIALGLDTGLLSQLSYASTASFEQAVLDRVNVKPTDGGSSEVASNDKAIGLADATKPFHSDLPVEGRAPSLDGAVEWLNSPPLTMEQLRGKVVLVDFWTYSCINCIRTIPYVRAWAEKYKDQGLVVIGVHAPEFAFEKKIDNVKKAIGDFNIGYPVAIDNDYKIWRAFDNSYWPAHYLIDAKGQIREHHFGEGNYRQTEQAIQDLLREAGSEMATSAPVVPDAKGAEMSPDLKDIGSGETYIGYQQATGFASNESMRADASRDYSVKQPGLNQWSLSGKWTVGAEEATLDQSGGGIAYRFSARDLHLVLGPATDGKPIRFQVTVDGKAPGADHGSDIDADGNGTVTSTKLYQLVRQSGAVEARNFEIRFLDPGVQAYAFTFG comes from the coding sequence ATGACACTTCTTATCATTGCTTATCTTGGAGGGGCACTGACCATATTCAGCCCCTGCATTCTCCCCATTCTCCCCTTCGTCTTTGCCCGTGCCGGACAGCCATTCGTGCGCAGCACGCTGCCCATGCTGATCGGCATGGCCGCAACATTCGCGTTGGTAGCGACGCTTGCGGCAGTTGGCGGCAGCTGGGCGATCAACGCCAATGAATATGGCCGCCTTGCCGCGCTGACCCTGCTTGCCATCTTTGGCCTCAGTCTTCTTTCGCCCCGTATCGCAAGCTTCATCACCCAGCCTGTCGTCGATTTCGGCAACCGCCTGCTGAACGCCTCCGGCAAGACCGGTGCTGCGCCGACTGTGGCGAGCGCGCTCGTTCTCGGCGTCGCGACCGGTCTGCTCTGGGCGCCCTGCGCCGGGCCAATCCTCGGTCTCGTACTGACCGGCGCCGCACTCCAGGGCGCGAACCTGCAGACGACGTTCCTGCTGCTTGCCTATGCCGCTGGCGCCGCCACTTCGCTGGCTATTGCACTCTCAGTCGGCGGCAAGATCTTTGCCGGCATGAAGAAGTCGCTTGGCGTCAGCGAGCGCATTCGTCAGGGCCTCGGCGCTGCCGTACTCGCAGGCGTCGCTGTCATTGCACTCGGTCTCGACACTGGCCTGCTTTCGCAGCTTTCCTATGCCAGCACCGCATCCTTCGAGCAGGCCGTTCTCGACAGGGTGAATGTGAAGCCAACCGATGGAGGATCGTCCGAAGTCGCGAGCAACGACAAGGCGATCGGTCTTGCCGATGCGACGAAACCTTTCCATAGCGATCTGCCGGTCGAAGGTCGAGCGCCATCGCTGGACGGTGCCGTCGAATGGCTGAACTCGCCGCCGCTGACTATGGAACAACTCCGCGGCAAGGTCGTACTCGTCGATTTCTGGACCTATTCCTGCATCAACTGCATCCGCACTATCCCCTATGTCCGCGCCTGGGCTGAAAAATACAAAGACCAGGGCCTGGTTGTGATCGGCGTGCATGCCCCGGAATTTGCCTTCGAAAAGAAGATCGACAATGTCAAAAAGGCCATTGGCGACTTCAATATCGGCTATCCGGTCGCAATCGACAACGACTACAAGATCTGGCGCGCCTTCGATAACAGCTACTGGCCGGCTCATTACCTGATCGATGCCAAGGGCCAGATCCGCGAACATCACTTCGGCGAAGGCAACTACCGACAGACCGAGCAGGCGATCCAGGATCTGTTGCGCGAAGCCGGCAGCGAGATGGCAACAAGCGCACCGGTCGTGCCGGATGCGAAAGGTGCCGAGATGAGCCCGGACCTGAAGGACATCGGCTCCGGCGAGACCTATATCGGCTATCAGCAGGCCACCGGCTTTGCCTCCAATGAGAGCATGCGCGCCGATGCCAGCAGAGACTATTCGGTCAAGCAGCCTGGGCTCAACCAGTGGAGTCTTTCGGGCAAATGGACTGTCGGCGCCGAAGAGGCGACCCTCGATCAATCAGGCGGCGGCATCGCCTACCGCTTCAGCGCCCGCGACCTGCATCTCGTTCTTGGCCCAGCTACTGACGGCAAACCGATCCGCTTTCAGGTGACGGTCGACGGCAAGGCGCCAGGTGCCGACCACGGCAGCGATATCGATGCCGATGGAAACGGCACGGTGACCTCAACCAAACTCTACCAGCTCGTGCGCCAGTCCGGTGCCGTGGAAGCACGCAACTTCGAGATCCGTTTCCTCGATCCCGGCGTCCAGGCCTACGCCTTTACCTTCGGCTGA
- a CDS encoding DUF488 family protein, which produces MTISPENIKLKRVYAAKAAADGARLLVDRIWPRGLSKDRAALDAWLKDIAPSTELRHWFNHEPDRWEEFCKRYIVELQQKEEEVDQVLGFAEKGTVTLLYAARDDEHNNAVVLRDFLIQRIFD; this is translated from the coding sequence ATGACGATCAGTCCGGAAAATATAAAGCTGAAGCGGGTTTATGCGGCCAAAGCTGCTGCCGATGGCGCCCGCCTGCTTGTCGATCGCATCTGGCCGCGCGGCCTCAGCAAAGACCGCGCTGCTCTCGATGCCTGGCTGAAGGATATCGCACCCAGCACCGAGCTGCGCCACTGGTTCAATCATGAGCCCGATCGCTGGGAGGAGTTCTGCAAGCGCTACATCGTCGAGCTTCAGCAAAAGGAGGAAGAGGTAGATCAGGTGCTCGGTTTCGCAGAAAAAGGCACGGTCACCCTGCTTTATGCCGCCCGCGATGATGAGCACAACAATGCCGTCGTGCTTCGTGATTTCCTCATCCAACGGATTTTCGATTAG